A single region of the Deltaproteobacteria bacterium genome encodes:
- a CDS encoding leucine--tRNA ligase, with amino-acid sequence MSQKYEPHIIEEKWQRIWEEKNVFVVTEDTSRQKYYLLEMFPYPSGKIHMGHVRNYSIGDIIARFLRMRGFNVLHPMGWDSFGMPAENAAIQHGTHPAKWTRENITYMKTQLKSMGLSYDWTRETATFTPEYYKWNQWFFLKMYEKGLAYKKKSYVNWCPKCSTVLANEQVIDGLCWRCDSLAEKRELEQWFLKITAYAEELLSDLDKLTGWPERVGTMQRNWIGKSIGAEVDFPIDNSQDKIKVFTTRPDTLYGATFMSIAPEHPMAEKLTVKSQESEVSRFMEKIKKQDRRSQAETLLEKEGVWTGSYCINPLTNKKMPVYIANFVLMEYGTGAVMAVPAHDQRDFEFAKKYNLPLQVVIQPQKRGQILNLFPETMTEAYVDDGIMVNSQQFNGMNNRDAMDAIVKELEEKGTGKKSVSYKLKDWGISRQRYWGCPIPLIYCDSCGIVPAPYEKLPVILPEDIKLTGEGGSPLAQSDEFIKTRCPWCGSSSARRETDTMDTFIDSSWYFLRYTSPSEDTSPFDKDKAKYWMPVDQYIGGIEHAVLHLLYSRFFTKVIRDLGLVQIDEPFTNLLTQGMVIKDGAKMSKSKGNVVDPDDLIKKYGADTARVFSLFAAPPEKDLDWSDEGVEGAYRFLNRVWRLVLESGVRSQESGVKEKTTPQSPVPSPQSPLWQEMNRTIKKVTEDIERFHFNTGIGALMEYINFLSRYEDKESKEFRGAVESLIVLLSPFAPHICEELWREIGNKELLANMLWPSYNEDALVKQEVTLVVQINGKVRSRLNIPAGSSQKQAEDTAFNDSKVKEWLQGKGIKKVVYIQDKILNIVAG; translated from the coding sequence ATGTCCCAGAAATATGAGCCTCATATCATTGAAGAAAAATGGCAGAGGATATGGGAAGAAAAGAATGTCTTTGTTGTAACAGAAGACACTTCCAGACAGAAATATTATCTCCTTGAGATGTTCCCATACCCTTCCGGAAAAATCCACATGGGGCATGTCAGGAACTATTCCATAGGCGACATCATCGCCAGATTTTTAAGGATGAGGGGATTTAATGTCCTCCATCCAATGGGGTGGGATTCGTTCGGCATGCCTGCTGAAAATGCGGCAATACAGCACGGCACACACCCTGCAAAATGGACAAGGGAAAACATCACTTACATGAAAACCCAGTTGAAAAGCATGGGTCTTTCATATGACTGGACAAGGGAGACAGCGACCTTCACGCCTGAATATTATAAGTGGAATCAGTGGTTCTTCTTAAAGATGTATGAAAAGGGACTTGCATATAAAAAGAAATCATATGTGAACTGGTGTCCGAAATGCTCTACTGTGCTTGCAAATGAACAGGTTATAGACGGACTCTGCTGGAGGTGCGACTCTTTAGCAGAAAAACGGGAACTGGAGCAGTGGTTCTTGAAGATTACGGCATATGCAGAGGAACTGTTAAGTGATTTGGATAAACTCACAGGCTGGCCCGAGCGGGTTGGGACTATGCAGAGGAACTGGATAGGAAAGAGCATAGGCGCAGAGGTGGATTTCCCGATTGACAATTCACAGGATAAAATCAAGGTCTTTACAACAAGACCTGATACGCTCTATGGCGCGACATTTATGTCAATAGCCCCTGAGCATCCTATGGCGGAGAAACTAACAGTCAAGAGTCAAGAGTCAGAAGTCAGTAGGTTCATGGAAAAGATAAAAAAACAGGATAGAAGAAGTCAAGCAGAGACGTTGCTTGAAAAAGAGGGCGTTTGGACAGGCTCATACTGCATAAACCCTCTTACAAATAAAAAGATGCCGGTTTATATTGCAAACTTTGTCCTGATGGAATACGGCACAGGCGCTGTTATGGCAGTTCCTGCACACGACCAGAGGGACTTTGAGTTTGCAAAAAAGTATAACCTTCCATTGCAGGTAGTCATACAGCCGCAGAAAAGGGGACAGATTTTAAATCTGTTCCCAGAGACAATGACAGAGGCATATGTGGATGACGGAATCATGGTAAATTCACAGCAGTTTAACGGCATGAATAACAGGGATGCGATGGATGCAATAGTAAAAGAACTTGAGGAAAAAGGGACAGGCAAAAAATCCGTTTCATATAAATTAAAAGACTGGGGCATATCAAGACAGAGATACTGGGGATGTCCCATACCGCTCATATACTGCGATTCATGCGGCATTGTCCCTGCGCCTTATGAAAAACTCCCGGTAATACTGCCTGAGGATATAAAACTTACAGGCGAGGGCGGCTCGCCTCTGGCACAATCGGATGAATTCATAAAAACAAGATGCCCGTGGTGCGGAAGTTCATCTGCAAGACGGGAAACAGATACAATGGATACATTCATTGATTCATCATGGTATTTCCTGAGATATACATCGCCTTCAGAAGATACATCACCGTTTGATAAAGATAAGGCAAAATACTGGATGCCTGTTGACCAGTATATCGGCGGCATTGAACATGCTGTTCTGCATCTTTTGTATTCAAGGTTTTTTACAAAGGTGATAAGGGATTTGGGACTCGTCCAGATTGATGAACCGTTCACAAACCTTCTGACGCAAGGTATGGTTATAAAAGACGGGGCTAAGATGAGCAAGAGCAAGGGCAATGTGGTTGACCCTGACGATTTAATAAAAAAATACGGCGCTGATACTGCAAGGGTATTTTCCCTGTTTGCTGCACCGCCTGAAAAGGATTTGGACTGGAGCGATGAAGGTGTTGAAGGCGCATACAGGTTTTTAAACAGGGTGTGGAGGCTTGTATTAGAGTCAGGGGTCAGGAGTCAGGAGTCAGGAGTAAAAGAAAAGACAACTCCCCAGTCCCCAGTCCCCAGTCCCCAGTCCCCATTATGGCAGGAGATGAATAGGACAATTAAAAAGGTTACGGAAGATATTGAAAGGTTTCACTTCAATACAGGCATTGGAGCCTTGATGGAATATATAAACTTCCTCTCCAGATATGAAGATAAAGAATCAAAAGAGTTTAGGGGTGCTGTAGAATCACTTATTGTTTTACTTTCGCCCTTTGCCCCGCATATATGCGAAGAACTCTGGCGGGAGATAGGGAATAAAGAACTGCTTGCAAATATGTTATGGCCGTCTTACAATGAGGACGCACTTGTAAAACAGGAGGTAACCCTTGTTGTCCAGATAAACGGCAAGGTGCGGAGCCGTCTGAACATACCTGCAGGCTCAAGCCAAAAACAGGCTGAAGATACTGCGTTTAATGACAGTAAAGTCAAAGAATGGCTGCAAGGCAAAGGCATCAAGAAGGTTGTGTATATTCAAGATAAAATATTAAACATAGTGGCAGGATGA
- a CDS encoding site-2 protease family protein yields MRHILIPTLLFLLTLGTTLISGSFMAGVNPFASLTGFVSGMPFSISLLSILLTHEMGHFIASKRHGILATLPYFIPGPPFPPLPGTFGAFIKMKSPVVNKRSLLDVGAAGPLAGFIVSVIVTILGVRFSKILPTQGVFAEQLGSSLLFDILTYITVGHIPDGYDLFLNPVAYAGWIGFFVTSINLLPIGQLDGGHILYAVAGTWHRFISVGFIIALVIMGIMVYEGWLIWAVIITIVGTKHPPVIDDCTPLNPARKLIMWITLLVFILTFIPAPFRM; encoded by the coding sequence ATGCGACATATCCTCATACCAACACTCCTTTTTTTGCTTACATTAGGCACTACACTTATATCCGGTTCTTTTATGGCAGGTGTCAATCCCTTTGCCAGTCTGACAGGTTTTGTATCAGGTATGCCGTTTTCAATATCTCTGCTTTCTATCCTCCTGACACATGAGATGGGGCACTTCATTGCATCAAAGAGACATGGTATTCTGGCAACACTGCCATATTTTATTCCAGGTCCGCCATTTCCACCTTTGCCAGGCACATTCGGCGCCTTTATAAAAATGAAATCCCCTGTAGTAAATAAAAGGTCGCTCCTTGATGTCGGGGCAGCAGGCCCTTTAGCAGGATTTATTGTTTCTGTAATTGTGACTATACTTGGCGTAAGGTTTTCAAAAATCTTGCCGACACAGGGTGTTTTTGCAGAACAACTCGGCTCTTCCTTGCTATTTGATATACTAACATATATTACTGTAGGACATATACCTGATGGTTACGACCTTTTTCTAAACCCTGTTGCATATGCAGGATGGATAGGTTTCTTTGTTACATCAATAAATCTCCTGCCAATAGGACAGCTGGATGGCGGACATATACTTTATGCAGTCGCAGGAACATGGCACAGGTTTATATCTGTCGGATTTATTATAGCATTGGTTATCATGGGGATAATGGTATATGAAGGGTGGCTTATATGGGCAGTTATAATAACTATAGTGGGAACAAAACATCCGCCTGTAATAGACGACTGTACCCCGCTGAACCCTGCAAGAAAATTAATCATGTGGATTACCCTTCTGGTTTTCATTTTGACTTTTATCCCTGCACCGTTTAGGATGTAA
- a CDS encoding glycine zipper 2TM domain-containing protein: MKKLISFTMILILLNLTYGCTEYHAQGAGIGGLVGGVAGALLDKKNPWRGGVIGAGLGAVAGATLTDISMRASKEAASSGKPVEYRTEDGRGVYRADPLEYDAKTKCRKVQERVWEEGKRVKDQTKEICESEKSERRY; this comes from the coding sequence GATTTTAATCCTGTTGAACCTAACATACGGCTGCACAGAGTATCATGCTCAGGGTGCAGGTATTGGTGGACTTGTAGGTGGTGTTGCAGGGGCACTCCTTGATAAAAAGAATCCATGGAGAGGCGGTGTGATAGGGGCAGGACTTGGTGCAGTTGCAGGTGCAACACTGACAGATATATCTATGCGGGCATCAAAGGAGGCAGCATCGTCTGGCAAACCCGTGGAATACAGAACTGAAGATGGCCGTGGTGTTTATAGGGCAGACCCGTTAGAATATGATGCAAAGACAAAATGCAGGAAGGTACAAGAAAGGGTCTGGGAAGAAGGGAAACGTGTGAAGGATCAGACAAAAGAGATTTGCGAAAGTGAGAAGTCTGAAAGAAGATATTAG
- a CDS encoding 30S ribosomal protein S20 has protein sequence MATHSSAVKRHKQSLKRRDGNMVVKSGVKTAIKKVRDAVKEGNREDAKTCLVNAVKLLDKAVSKGILHRNNASRRISNLTTAVNSIAAK, from the coding sequence TTGGCAACACATAGTTCTGCAGTAAAGAGGCACAAACAGAGTCTAAAAAGACGCGACGGTAATATGGTTGTAAAATCAGGTGTTAAGACTGCAATTAAAAAGGTGAGGGATGCGGTAAAAGAAGGCAATAGAGAGGATGCAAAGACATGTCTTGTAAATGCTGTGAAACTTCTGGACAAGGCCGTCAGCAAAGGGATTTTACACAGAAATAATGCATCACGGAGAATATCCAACCTGACAACCGCAGTAAATTCTATCGCTGCAAAATAA
- the holA gene encoding DNA polymerase III subunit delta, producing the protein MGGTKENGKRQCKAYKGKDAGGFLSFIMHTTFDRIKKGNILPVYLLYGKEEFLIEDAINLLKDKTVQPDFKDLNYHVFHIKDSDISSIISTCQTAPFISDKRVVIVKGIESISTSESSELVEYIKRPCNTTSLILVALTGKIEKGSNLFSELDKRNYMFAFNSMSEKELPQWIRTEIRKTGKDISDAAIGHLIETTGKELSDLKKEIEKLTLFAGNKKTIDISDAEMTVSDIKMSSIFNFTDSLGKKDIKESLMALGKIIKTKEGEEPLKILAMITRQFRILLKMKTLNKRNTPKNKIAGMAGVSPFYIEKYLKQSDVFTEDELLRIFSKLYETDIALKSSRLHRLILERLVMRLCLE; encoded by the coding sequence ATGGGAGGCACTAAAGAAAATGGCAAAAGACAGTGCAAGGCTTATAAAGGAAAGGATGCTGGAGGATTTTTAAGTTTTATAATGCACACCACATTTGACAGAATAAAAAAAGGTAATATCCTCCCTGTATATCTCCTCTACGGCAAAGAAGAATTCTTGATTGAAGATGCAATAAATCTTCTTAAAGACAAGACAGTTCAACCTGATTTTAAAGATTTAAACTATCATGTATTTCATATCAAGGATTCTGACATATCATCAATCATTTCAACCTGCCAAACCGCGCCGTTCATATCAGATAAAAGGGTCGTTATTGTAAAAGGTATAGAGTCAATCAGCACATCAGAGTCTTCAGAACTTGTTGAATATATAAAAAGACCATGCAATACCACTTCATTAATTCTGGTAGCACTAACAGGTAAAATAGAAAAAGGCAGTAACCTGTTTTCAGAACTTGATAAGCGAAACTATATGTTTGCATTTAATTCTATGTCAGAAAAAGAACTACCTCAATGGATAAGAACCGAAATAAGAAAGACAGGCAAGGATATATCTGATGCAGCAATAGGACATCTCATAGAAACAACAGGAAAAGAACTTTCTGATTTAAAGAAAGAGATTGAAAAACTTACACTATTTGCTGGAAACAAGAAAACAATAGACATAAGCGATGCAGAGATGACGGTATCTGACATAAAAATGTCATCCATATTCAATTTTACAGACTCGCTGGGTAAAAAAGATATTAAAGAATCCCTTATGGCATTGGGTAAGATAATAAAGACAAAAGAAGGGGAAGAACCTTTAAAAATTTTAGCTATGATTACCCGACAGTTTAGAATCCTTCTGAAAATGAAGACATTAAACAAGAGAAATACCCCTAAAAACAAGATTGCCGGCATGGCAGGGGTGTCACCATTTTATATTGAAAAATATCTAAAACAAAGCGATGTATTTACTGAAGATGAACTTCTCCGCATCTTCAGTAAACTTTATGAAACTGACATTGCACTTAAATCTAGCAGGCTGCACCGGTTGATACTAGAGAGACTGGTTATGAGACTATGTCTTGAATAG
- a CDS encoding pyridoxal phosphate-dependent aminotransferase yields the protein MKLSQRALNIKESPTMAISAKAKAMKERGFDIIDFGVGEPGFDTPENIKEAGIKAIRDGFTKYTAVGGTNELKDAIIGKFRRDNDLEYTRDEVLVSCGGKHSIFNLCMAMFESGDEVLIPAPYWVSYPEMVSLAGAEPIIIPSREDNNFKITAGDINEYISPATKAVIINSPSNPTGVVYEPSELKLIADVCLKKGIFIISDEIYEKLIYDGHPFVSMASFSKAVKQQTIVLNGVSKTYSMTGWRIGYAAGPKELIKAMADIQSQSTSNPCSISQKSAVEALNGKQDSVEKMAAELDERRKVMVNGLNAIKGIKCIMPKGAFYVFPNIRRLLNKRFGDKVIKTSTDMADFLLEQAEVAVVPGDAFAGWNYMRLSYATNMENIKEGLKRIGEAVSKLE from the coding sequence ATGAAACTTTCACAAAGGGCATTGAATATAAAGGAGTCGCCGACTATGGCAATTTCAGCAAAGGCAAAGGCAATGAAGGAGCGGGGCTTTGATATTATTGACTTTGGTGTTGGTGAGCCTGGTTTTGATACGCCTGAAAATATAAAAGAGGCAGGGATAAAGGCTATAAGAGATGGTTTTACAAAGTATACTGCAGTTGGCGGCACAAACGAATTAAAAGACGCCATTATAGGAAAGTTTAGGAGAGATAATGACCTTGAATATACAAGGGATGAAGTCCTTGTGTCCTGCGGAGGTAAACATTCTATATTTAATCTCTGTATGGCGATGTTTGAATCCGGTGATGAGGTTTTGATACCTGCTCCTTACTGGGTGTCATACCCTGAAATGGTATCCCTTGCAGGTGCAGAACCTATCATAATCCCGTCAAGAGAGGATAACAATTTCAAGATAACAGCAGGCGATATAAATGAATATATAAGCCCTGCAACAAAGGCTGTAATAATCAACAGCCCTTCAAACCCAACAGGTGTGGTATATGAGCCTTCTGAACTGAAACTTATTGCCGATGTCTGTCTTAAAAAAGGCATATTCATCATATCAGATGAGATTTACGAAAAACTTATTTATGATGGACATCCGTTTGTTTCAATGGCATCATTTTCAAAGGCTGTGAAGCAGCAGACCATAGTTTTAAATGGTGTCTCAAAGACATATTCAATGACAGGATGGCGCATTGGCTATGCAGCGGGGCCAAAGGAACTTATAAAGGCAATGGCAGATATCCAGAGCCAGTCCACATCAAACCCATGCTCAATATCACAAAAATCTGCTGTAGAGGCTTTAAATGGCAAGCAGGATAGTGTAGAGAAGATGGCGGCAGAACTTGATGAAAGGCGAAAGGTGATGGTTAATGGTTTAAATGCAATAAAGGGTATAAAGTGCATAATGCCAAAGGGTGCGTTTTATGTATTTCCAAATATACGCAGGCTTTTAAATAAGAGGTTTGGAGATAAGGTTATAAAGACATCTACAGATATGGCAGACTTTCTTCTTGAGCAGGCAGAGGTTGCTGTTGTGCCAGGAGACGCATTTGCCGGATGGAACTATATGAGGCTTTCCTATGCAACAAATATGGAAAATATTAAAGAAGGATTGAAAAGGATAGGAGAGGCTGTATCAAAACTGGAATAA
- a CDS encoding peptidylprolyl isomerase codes for MLKRHCKKICFILSILILIPSLVLSAEQKSKTNKGDAKLEKIKDPKAVIETRYGNMEMRFFPDAAPNHVKNFIKLAKTGSYDGTIFHRVIPGFMIQGGDPNTKGPNKSIYGTGGPGYTINAEFNKISHKRGIVSMARAMDPNSAGSQFFIVVADSNFLDGQYTVFGEVVKGIEVADKIVNLPRNANDLPDERVEIKVKIIE; via the coding sequence ATGTTAAAGAGGCATTGTAAAAAGATTTGTTTTATCTTATCTATTTTGATACTGATTCCAAGTCTGGTATTATCTGCAGAACAAAAGTCAAAGACAAACAAAGGAGATGCTAAATTGGAAAAAATTAAGGATCCAAAGGCAGTGATTGAAACAAGGTATGGAAATATGGAGATGAGATTTTTCCCCGACGCAGCACCGAACCATGTTAAAAATTTTATAAAACTTGCAAAGACAGGTTCTTATGATGGAACTATATTCCACAGGGTCATACCGGGATTTATGATACAAGGTGGAGACCCTAATACAAAAGGTCCGAACAAATCAATCTATGGCACGGGCGGTCCTGGATATACTATTAATGCAGAGTTTAACAAGATAAGCCACAAAAGAGGGATTGTTTCTATGGCAAGGGCAATGGATCCGAATAGTGCAGGCTCTCAGTTTTTTATAGTTGTTGCGGATTCCAATTTTCTTGATGGGCAGTATACTGTGTTTGGTGAGGTTGTAAAGGGCATAGAAGTTGCTGATAAGATTGTGAACCTGCCTAGAAATGCAAATGACCTGCCTGATGAAAGGGTTGAGATTAAGGTAAAGATTATAGAGTAA
- a CDS encoding LptE family protein has product MMKKSKIKNQKSKILFWLFLFTIYYSLFTALSGCGYHIAGKDGKFPGDIKTVSIPFFKNETQKPDVESVITPAVVDEFVISGIVKVVSNGEATISGTIKDYKLSPVSFNRNDLLQEYRLTIRLELSLVRKSDGKILWQDKNFTDYEDFRVTSDITATKTAEWEALKKMAKDSARLIKERMLEDF; this is encoded by the coding sequence ATGATGAAAAAATCAAAAATCAAAAATCAAAAATCAAAAATATTGTTTTGGCTTTTCCTATTCACTATTTACTATTCACTATTCACTGCCCTTTCTGGCTGTGGCTATCATATAGCAGGCAAGGACGGCAAATTTCCAGGGGACATCAAAACAGTCTCAATACCCTTTTTTAAGAATGAAACCCAGAAACCTGATGTGGAATCAGTTATAACACCTGCTGTAGTGGATGAGTTTGTAATAAGCGGTATTGTAAAGGTAGTATCAAATGGAGAGGCAACCATCAGCGGCACTATTAAAGATTATAAACTCTCACCTGTATCATTTAACAGAAACGACCTTTTGCAGGAATATCGTCTTACAATAAGACTTGAACTATCCCTTGTCCGAAAATCTGACGGCAAGATTTTATGGCAGGATAAGAACTTTACTGATTATGAAGACTTCAGGGTTACTAGTGATATTACCGCAACAAAGACTGCGGAATGGGAGGCACTAAAGAAAATGGCAAAAGACAGTGCAAGGCTTATAAAGGAAAGGATGCTGGAGGATTTTTAA